The following proteins come from a genomic window of Chaetodon auriga isolate fChaAug3 chromosome 16, fChaAug3.hap1, whole genome shotgun sequence:
- the xab2 gene encoding pre-mRNA-splicing factor SYF1 has product MSNDLSVLEEMASLSGNADVMFEDDDLPYEEEIIRNPYSVKCWMRYIEFKQNGPKSTLNMIYERALKELPGSYKLWYNYLRERRKQVKGKCITEPGYEEVNNCHERALVFMHKMPRIWLDYCQFLVSQCKITRSRQTFDRALRALPVTQHPRIWPLYLRFVRNLPLPETAIRVYRRYLKLSPENAEEYIDYLRTVGRLDEAAVRLAAVVNDESFVSKEGKSNYQLWHELCDLISQNPDKVTSLNVGAIIRGGLTRFTDQLGKLWCSLADYYIRSGHFEKARDVYEEAILTVVTVRDFTQVFDSYAQFEESMIAAKMETTADMGQDEDDDIDLELRLARFEQLIARRPLLLNSVLLRQNPHNVHEWHKRVKLYEGNPRQVINTYTEAVQTVDPMKATGKPHSLWVSFAKFYEENEQLDDARTIFEKATKVNYKQVDDLAAVWCEYGEMELRHENYEQALRILRKATAIPSKKAEYFDASEPVQNRVYKSLKVWSMLADLEESLGTFRSTKAVYDRIIDLRIATPQIIINYAMFLEEHNYFEESFKAYERGIALFRWPNVYDIWNTYLTKFIDRYGGKKLERARDLFEQALDGCPAKFAKTIYLLYAKLEEGYGLARHAMAVYERATQAVETEERHHMFNIYIKRAAEIYGVTYTRAIYQKAIEVLPDEHARDMCLRFADMESKLGEIDRARAIYSYCSQICDPRVTANFWQTWKEFEIRHGNEDTIREMLRIKRSVQATYNTQVNFMSSQMLKATTSSTGTVSDLAPGQMGLDDMKMLEQKAQQLAAEAEQDKPKPKEKILFVRSDTSRSELAELSKQANPDEIDIDDDDEDEDDEDQGPEEVQLEQKSVPTAVFGGLKDD; this is encoded by the exons ATGTCGAACGACCTTTCTGTCTTGGAAGAAATGGCTTCGCTAAGTGGAAATGCTGATGTTATGTTT GAGGACGACGATCTGCCTTATGAAGAGGAGATTATCAGGAACCCATACTCAGTCAAGTGCTGGATGCGTTACATCGAATTCAAACAGAACGGACCAAAATCCACCCTCAACATGATATATGAGCGCGCTCTGAAGGAGCTGCCTGGCAG ctatAAACTGTGGTACAATTATCTGAGAGAGAGACGAAAACAAGTCAAAGGGAAATGTATCACTGAACCAGGCTATGAAGAAGTCAATAATTGCCATGAACGGGCATTGGTCTTCATGCATAAG ATGCCTAGAATATGGCTTGATTACTGCCAGTTCCTTGTGTCTCAATGTAAGATCACAAGAAGTCGGCAAACGTTTGACCGTGCACTCAGAGCTCTTCCTGTCACTCAACACCCACGGATTTGGCCTCTGTATCTCCGCTTTGTCCGTAACCTGCCCCTGCCTGAGACAGCTATCCGGGTGTACCGCAGGTACCTTAAG CTTTCTCCAGAGAATGCAGAGGAATACATAGACTACTTACGGACTGTTGGTCGCTTGGATGAAGCAGCTGTGCGGCTAGCAGCAGTTGTCAATGACGAAAGCTTTGTGTCCAAAGAGGGCAAATCTAACTATCAA CTGTGGCACGAGCTATGTGACCTGATCTCCCAGAATCCTGATAAGGTGACCTCTCTGAATGTAGGAGCCATCATTCGAGGAGGCCTCACTCGCTTCACAGACCAACTTGGAAAACTCTGGTGCTCTTTAGCTGACTATTATATCAGGAGTGGTCACTTTGAAAAG GCTCGTGATGTATATGAGGAAGCCATCCTTACAGTGGTAACAGTGAGGGATTTCACACAAGTTTTTGATAGTTATGCCCAGTTTGAAGAGAGCATGATTGCAGCCAAGATGGAGACCACAGCTGATATGGGACAAGATGAAGATG ATGACATTGACCTGGAGCTTAGACTGGCCCGCTTTGAGCAGCTGATAGCACGGCGGCCACTCCTGTTGAACAGCGTGCTGCTGCGGCAGAACCCTCACAATGTCCATGAGTGGCACAAGCGGGTAAAACTGTATGAGGGTAACCCACGGCAG GTCATCAACACATACACTGAGGCAGTACAGACTGTGGATCCAATGAAGGCCACCGGAAAGCCTCACTCTCTGTGGGTTTCCTTTGCTAAATTCTATGAGGAGAATGAGCAGCTGGATGAT GCCAGGACAATTTTTGAGAAGGCTACAAAGGTGAACTACAAGCAGGTGGATGACCTCGCTGCTGTGTGGTGTGAATATGGAGAGATGGAGCTACGCCATGAGAACTATGAACAGGCACTGCGCATACTAAGG AAAGCGACAGCCATCCCATCCAAGAAAGCCGAATACTTTGATGCATCTGAACCAGTCCAAAACAGAGTCTACAAATCCTTGAAGGTCTGGTCTATGCTGGCGGACTTGGAGGAGAGCCTTGGCACTTTCCGG TCCACAAAAGCAGTGTATGACCGCATTATTGACCTCCGCATCGCCACACCTCAGATCATCATCAATTATGCCATGTTCCTCGAAGAGCACAACTACTTTGAGGAAAGCTTCAAA GCTTATGAGCGTGGCATCGCTCTCTTCAGGTGGCCAAATGTTTATGACATCTGGAACACTTACCTCACCAAGTTCATTGATCGTTATGGGGGCAAGAAGCTGGAGAGAGCTAGAGATTTATTTGAGCAAGCTCTGGATGGTTGCCCTGCCAAGTTTGCCAAGA CCATTTACCTGTTGTACGCCAAATTGGAGGAGGGATATGGATTGGCACGACATGCCATGGCTGTCTATGAAAGAGCAACCCAGGCAGTGGAGACTGAGGAGAGACATCACATGTTCAATATCTACATCAAGAGAGCAGCTGAAATTTATGGAGTCACATATACGAGAGCAATTTACCAGAAAGCTATCGAG GTCCTTCCTGATGAGCATGCGAGGGATATGTGTCTGCGATTTGCTGACATGGAGAGTAAACTGGGTGAGATTGATCGAGCCAGAGCAATCTACTCCTACTGCTCCCAGATCTGTGACCCCAGG GTGACTGCTAATTTCTGGCAAACCTGGAAAGAATTTGAGATCCGCCACGGAAATGAGGACACTATCAGGGAAATGCTGAGGATCAAACGTAGTGTCCAGGCCACATACAATACCCAGGTCAACTTTATGTCCTCTCAGATGCTGAAGGCCACAACAAGCTCCACAGGCACTG TGTCAGATCTTGCTCCAGGTCAAATGGGGCTTGATGACATGAAGATGTTGGAGCAGAAAGCCCAGCAGCTTGCTGCAGAGGCCGAGCAGGACAAACCCAAGCCCAAAGAGAAGATTCTCTTTGTCAG GAGTGACACCTCTCGCAGTGAGTTGGCTGAGCTTTCCAAACAAGCCAATCCCGATGAGATTGACatcgatgatgatgatgaggatgaagacgatgaagaccagggaccggagg AGGTACAGCTTGAACAGAAGAGTGTCCCCACAGCTGTCTTCGGAGGCCTTAAAGATGACTGA